A genomic region of Nostoc sp. UHCC 0702 contains the following coding sequences:
- the tnpA gene encoding IS200/IS605 family transposase → MMEVKQCRGYVYAIEYHIVWCVKYRHKVLKDEIAEFLKEVLIETAIIYKFKVESLEVVEDHVHVLVSATPQHTIPNIVKMLKGISARKLFLKFPELKKKLWGGHLWNPSYFVSTVSENTEAQVKKYIENQNAESV, encoded by the coding sequence ATTATGGAAGTAAAACAGTGCAGAGGCTACGTTTACGCAATTGAATATCATATTGTATGGTGTGTTAAGTATAGACACAAGGTACTGAAGGATGAAATAGCTGAGTTCCTGAAAGAGGTTCTAATTGAGACGGCAATTATCTATAAATTTAAAGTCGAGAGTCTTGAGGTAGTAGAGGATCATGTTCATGTTTTAGTATCTGCAACGCCTCAGCACACTATTCCGAATATAGTCAAAATGCTAAAAGGAATATCAGCTAGAAAGCTATTTTTAAAATTTCCCGAACTCAAAAAAAAGTTGTGGGGAGGTCATCTTTGGAATCCTTCATATTTTGTAAGCACTGTTTCAGAAAATACAGAAGCACAAGTGAAGAAATACATAGAGAACCAAAATGCAGAAAGCGTTTAA
- the tnpB gene encoding IS200/IS605 family element transposase accessory protein TnpB — translation MQKAFKVTLILNHNQEVLINKSIGCARFVYNHFLALKQELYLTEQKTLNYNACSQRLTLLKKEVEWLQEVDKFALQNSLRNLETAYKNFFADFKKIKGRKNVCFPKFKKKHGCKQSYKTNLTNGNIQVIENRLKLPKLGWVKFHKSQEITGKLVNVTVTRTSSDKYIASILCETEMERHSIVAQNIGLDLGINSYLVTSNGEVVDNPKYYRTQKRKLRKAHKKLSRTVKGSSNRVKAKIKLARTYERITNLRDDFLHKLSTRLIKENSIICIEDLRVTNMVKNHKLSLSISDASWSKFVTMLEYKALWHDRIVQKVGTFYPSSQTCNCCRFVNPLVKDLKLREWSCPQCSSYNLRDNNAALNILDEGLRLIAAVGIPEALNACRELVSPGSFQAEIVEAGIA, via the coding sequence ATGCAGAAAGCGTTTAAAGTTACACTCATTCTTAACCACAACCAAGAAGTCTTAATTAATAAGAGTATTGGTTGTGCAAGGTTTGTGTATAACCACTTCCTAGCATTAAAACAAGAGTTATACCTCACCGAGCAAAAAACGTTAAACTATAATGCTTGTAGTCAGCGACTAACTCTACTCAAAAAAGAAGTCGAATGGCTCCAAGAGGTAGATAAGTTTGCCTTACAAAACTCACTTAGGAATTTAGAGACAGCATACAAAAACTTTTTTGCTGACTTCAAGAAAATTAAAGGTAGAAAAAACGTATGCTTTCCTAAATTCAAAAAGAAGCATGGGTGCAAGCAGTCTTACAAAACCAACCTGACTAATGGCAACATTCAGGTAATTGAGAATCGTTTAAAGCTTCCCAAGCTAGGATGGGTGAAGTTTCATAAATCTCAGGAAATTACTGGAAAACTTGTAAATGTTACTGTAACTCGTACTTCATCAGATAAATATATTGCTAGTATTCTGTGTGAAACAGAGATGGAGAGACACTCAATAGTGGCTCAAAATATTGGTTTAGACCTGGGAATTAATTCTTATCTTGTTACAAGCAATGGTGAAGTTGTAGATAATCCCAAATATTACCGGACTCAAAAAAGGAAGTTACGTAAAGCACACAAAAAACTATCCCGCACTGTAAAAGGTAGTAGTAATAGAGTCAAAGCAAAAATCAAGCTGGCTCGTACCTACGAACGTATTACGAATTTGAGAGATGACTTTCTACACAAACTTTCAACTCGCCTAATTAAAGAAAATAGTATTATCTGTATCGAAGATTTGCGAGTCACCAACATGGTTAAGAATCATAAATTATCTTTGAGTATTTCAGACGCTAGTTGGTCTAAGTTCGTTACCATGCTCGAATATAAAGCTTTATGGCATGACAGAATTGTGCAGAAAGTTGGTACGTTTTATCCTTCGTCTCAGACCTGTAATTGTTGTCGTTTTGTTAACCCATTAGTTAAAGATTTAAAGCTGCGCGAATGGTCTTGTCCACAATGTAGTAGTTACAACCTAAGAGACAATAATGCAGCTTTGAACATATTGGATGAGGGATTGAGATTAATAGCCGCCGTGGGTATCCCGGAGGCTCTAAACGCCTGTAGAGAACTTGTAAGTCCTGGATCTTTTCAGGCAGAGATCGTTGAAGCAGGAATCGCGTGA
- a CDS encoding stress-induced protein gives MSDTSNRGFASMDEDKQREIASKGGQAAHEKGTAHEFTSEEAREAGRKGGETVSQDREHMAEIGREGGKNSHRGSQKQDNDDDDTEEKGTQGGTREQHAEAGRQSHKNKDK, from the coding sequence ATGTCAGATACAAGCAACCGTGGCTTTGCTTCTATGGATGAAGATAAGCAACGTGAAATTGCTAGTAAGGGCGGACAAGCTGCTCATGAAAAGGGTACTGCCCATGAATTTACATCTGAAGAAGCTCGTGAAGCTGGAAGAAAGGGGGGCGAGACTGTAAGTCAAGATAGAGAACATATGGCTGAAATCGGTCGTGAAGGCGGCAAAAATTCTCACCGTGGCTCTCAAAAGCAAGACAATGATGATGACGATACTGAAGAAAAGGGTACCCAAGGTGGTACACGAGAGCAACATGCCGAAGCCGGACGCCAAAGCCACAAGAACAAAGACAAATAG
- a CDS encoding zinc-binding dehydrogenase: protein MSKIRAVIVDPNVPGRLALSEVAAPKPALNEALVRVQAISLNRGEVRRSTSAEAGWQPGWDLAGIVETPAADGSGPGQGARVVGLRRAGAWAELVCVPTNALAEIPASVSFAQAATLPVAGLTAYHALLKGGSVLGRPVLVTGASGGVGYFAIQLARLSGAQVTAHIRQPGYETFVTEAGAQNVVISEDLSPAKEYGPYHLIFESVGGKTLGIALSLLAQDGKTVLYGISGGAEVTFNAAEFFGTGGVSLYGLRLFDELRFESAAVGLKRLLTLVEAGQLRPHIDVEASWTQIADVAQQLLDRRFPGKAVLHISN, encoded by the coding sequence ATGAGCAAAATACGTGCTGTGATTGTTGACCCCAATGTGCCAGGGCGTTTGGCACTGAGTGAAGTGGCTGCACCAAAGCCTGCTTTAAATGAAGCTCTGGTGCGGGTTCAAGCAATTTCTCTCAATCGGGGAGAAGTGCGACGTTCAACCTCAGCAGAGGCAGGTTGGCAACCTGGTTGGGACTTGGCTGGTATAGTAGAAACCCCTGCTGCTGATGGCTCTGGCCCTGGCCAAGGAGCGAGGGTAGTGGGCTTACGCCGTGCCGGTGCTTGGGCGGAACTCGTCTGTGTTCCTACCAACGCTCTAGCAGAAATCCCAGCGTCAGTATCGTTTGCTCAAGCTGCCACATTACCAGTGGCGGGTCTAACGGCGTACCATGCTTTACTTAAAGGTGGTTCTGTTTTGGGTCGCCCAGTTCTAGTTACAGGTGCATCGGGAGGCGTTGGTTACTTTGCTATTCAGTTGGCAAGGTTATCAGGAGCGCAGGTTACAGCACACATTCGTCAACCTGGCTATGAGACTTTTGTCACAGAAGCGGGGGCGCAAAATGTGGTTATAAGTGAAGACCTTTCACCGGCAAAGGAGTACGGCCCTTATCATTTGATTTTCGAGTCAGTAGGCGGCAAAACGCTGGGAATAGCCCTCAGCTTACTGGCACAAGATGGAAAAACAGTGTTGTATGGAATTTCTGGAGGGGCAGAAGTCACATTTAACGCTGCCGAATTCTTCGGGACTGGTGGCGTGAGTTTGTATGGTCTACGCCTATTCGATGAGCTGAGATTTGAATCAGCCGCAGTCGGTCTAAAACGGCTTTTAACTTTAGTAGAAGCAGGCCAGTTGCGTCCTCATATTGATGTGGAAGCATCTTGGACGCAAATAGCTGATGTGGCGCAACAGTTGCTCGACAGGCGCTTTCCTGGTAAAGCTGTATTGCACATTTCCAACTGA
- the psbQ gene encoding photosystem II protein PsbQ, translating into MARQRSIFSVILVLLATFLISCGGPNVAAPPPTYTTAQLQKIQTYVPEIKAVRDRADELRDLIDKKDWIFVSNFIHGPITEAKLSMSYVTPNLLPKVQPAARQITKDFFNHLIKIDRAAKDSNNLVALNNYQAIFDDIDKFLELLPDTSTLSGEAS; encoded by the coding sequence ATGGCGCGTCAACGCTCGATATTTTCGGTAATCCTGGTATTATTGGCCACATTCCTCATCAGTTGTGGCGGCCCTAACGTCGCAGCTCCACCTCCGACTTATACAACAGCTCAACTTCAAAAAATTCAGACATACGTGCCTGAAATTAAAGCAGTGCGCGATCGCGCTGACGAATTGAGAGACCTGATCGATAAAAAAGACTGGATATTTGTGAGTAATTTTATACATGGCCCCATTACGGAAGCTAAGTTGAGTATGAGTTATGTCACTCCCAATCTTTTACCCAAGGTTCAACCCGCAGCACGTCAGATAACAAAAGATTTCTTTAATCACCTGATTAAAATCGATCGCGCTGCTAAAGATAGCAACAATTTAGTTGCTTTGAATAACTACCAAGCTATTTTTGACGACATTGACAAATTCCTAGAACTGCTTCCTGATACAAGCACTTTGTCAGGAGAAGCAAGCTAA
- a CDS encoding alkaline phosphatase family protein: MQKTVVLNVVGLTPSLLGKNTPFLSSWAAKGRVVPIAPVLPAVTCSVQATYLTGKLPDEHGIVANGWYFRDECEVKFWRQSNKLVQATKVWEIAKSIDPNFTCANLFWWYNMYSSADYAITPRPMYPADGRKLPDIYTQPGDVRSQIQSDLGEFPLFNFWGPNTSIVSTQWIANSAKWISERYSPTLSLVYLPHLDYCLQKFGHEEKQIQTDLKEIDAVCGELIQYYQARNTQVIILSEYGITPVSKAVDLNRVLRANNLIAVREELGRELLDFGASIAFAVADHQIAHVYVNDPAYIPKVRSILAGIEGVAQVLDEEGKKAYHLNHDRAGELVAIAQPDAWFTYYYWLDDAKAPDFARTVDIHRKPGYDPVELFLDPQLKIPQVKVALKLLKKQLGFRYLMDVIPLDASLVRGSHGHITNSPAEGPLFITHQTHLVEQNSIAATDVCSLILKHLTFN; the protein is encoded by the coding sequence ATGCAGAAAACGGTTGTTCTCAATGTTGTAGGATTAACACCCAGTTTACTAGGAAAAAACACGCCGTTTTTATCTTCTTGGGCTGCTAAAGGGCGAGTAGTACCCATTGCACCAGTATTACCTGCTGTAACTTGTTCTGTTCAGGCTACTTATTTAACAGGAAAATTGCCTGATGAACATGGAATTGTTGCTAATGGTTGGTATTTTCGTGATGAATGTGAAGTGAAGTTTTGGCGGCAATCTAATAAACTAGTACAGGCTACAAAAGTTTGGGAAATTGCTAAATCTATCGATCCAAACTTTACTTGTGCCAACCTTTTTTGGTGGTACAATATGTATTCTTCAGCAGATTATGCCATTACACCACGCCCGATGTATCCGGCAGATGGCAGAAAATTACCTGATATTTATACACAGCCTGGTGATGTGCGATCGCAAATACAATCTGATTTAGGAGAATTCCCTTTATTCAACTTTTGGGGGCCAAATACTTCAATTGTTTCTACCCAATGGATTGCCAATTCAGCCAAATGGATTTCAGAACGTTATAGCCCTACATTATCATTAGTTTATCTGCCTCATTTAGATTACTGTCTGCAAAAATTTGGTCACGAGGAAAAACAGATCCAAACCGATTTAAAAGAAATTGATGCTGTCTGTGGTGAATTAATTCAATATTATCAAGCACGTAATACTCAAGTAATTATTCTTTCTGAATATGGTATTACCCCAGTCTCCAAAGCAGTGGATTTAAACCGTGTACTACGGGCAAATAATTTAATTGCTGTGCGAGAAGAATTAGGGCGAGAATTGCTCGATTTTGGTGCTAGCATTGCCTTTGCTGTGGCCGATCATCAGATTGCTCATGTATATGTGAATGATCCGGCGTATATTCCCAAAGTTCGCTCTATTTTAGCAGGAATTGAAGGGGTAGCGCAGGTATTAGATGAAGAGGGGAAGAAAGCCTACCATCTTAATCATGATAGAGCAGGTGAATTAGTTGCGATCGCTCAGCCTGATGCTTGGTTTACCTATTATTATTGGCTTGATGATGCGAAAGCACCTGATTTTGCTAGAACTGTAGATATCCACCGCAAACCTGGTTACGATCCTGTAGAACTTTTCCTAGATCCCCAGTTAAAAATTCCCCAGGTAAAAGTTGCTTTGAAATTGCTGAAGAAACAATTGGGTTTTCGCTATTTAATGGATGTGATTCCTCTAGATGCTTCCCTAGTGCGTGGTTCTCACGGACACATTACCAATTCTCCAGCGGAAGGGCCTTTATTTATCACTCATCAAACTCATTTAGTCGAGCAAAACTCAATTGCAGCGACTGATGTTTGCTCTTTGATTCTTAAACATTTAACATTTAACTGA
- the eboE gene encoding metabolite traffic protein EboE has product MKITTDSNIHLTYCTNIHPGETWSEVFANLKKYLPNLKSRLSPEAPFGIGLRLADVAAKELLESNNLAQFQEWLTEQDLYVFTLNGFPYGGFHRQVVKDQVYAPDWSKQERLDYTLNLTQILATLLPTGLTGGISTLPLSYKPWWQADQATSETVFKNSCINLALVVAEMIRIRDETGKLLHIDLEPEPDGLIEKTSEVIDFYQNWLLLIGGNYLSEKLNIQQTLAETKLLEHVRICYDTCHFSVEYEEPKSVFARLQSAGIKIGKIQISAAIQVKLPAEVEKRSLIVERLHPFAESTYLHQVIERQSDGTLHHYPDLVTALPHLEQSVAEEWRTHFHVPIFIRDYQILESTQDDIATVLHLLQTNNACQHLEIETYTWDVLPPEMKIDLLTSIQREYEWVLTTLAAN; this is encoded by the coding sequence ATGAAAATTACAACAGACAGCAACATTCACTTAACATATTGTACCAACATTCACCCAGGAGAAACCTGGTCAGAAGTTTTTGCCAACTTAAAAAAATATCTTCCCAATCTCAAATCACGTTTATCACCAGAAGCACCCTTTGGCATTGGCTTGAGATTAGCAGATGTAGCTGCAAAAGAACTTTTAGAAAGTAATAACTTAGCTCAATTTCAAGAGTGGCTAACTGAGCAAGATTTATATGTTTTTACCCTAAATGGCTTTCCTTATGGGGGATTTCATCGGCAGGTAGTAAAAGACCAAGTTTATGCACCAGATTGGTCAAAACAAGAACGGCTGGATTATACATTAAACTTGACACAAATTTTAGCAACTCTCTTACCAACAGGGCTAACTGGTGGAATTTCTACACTGCCTCTATCTTATAAACCTTGGTGGCAAGCAGACCAAGCAACTTCTGAAACCGTTTTCAAAAATAGCTGTATTAACCTAGCATTAGTTGTAGCTGAAATGATTCGCATCCGCGATGAAACAGGCAAGTTACTCCATATTGATTTAGAACCTGAACCAGACGGATTAATTGAGAAGACATCGGAAGTCATTGATTTTTATCAAAATTGGTTATTACTAATTGGTGGTAATTACTTATCAGAAAAATTAAATATTCAACAGACTTTAGCAGAAACTAAATTGCTAGAACATGTGCGTATTTGCTATGATACATGTCATTTCTCAGTTGAATATGAAGAACCAAAGTCTGTATTTGCGCGTTTGCAATCAGCAGGAATCAAAATTGGCAAGATTCAAATCAGTGCAGCCATTCAAGTAAAACTACCTGCTGAAGTTGAAAAACGTAGCTTAATAGTTGAACGCTTACATCCTTTTGCTGAATCTACTTATCTTCACCAAGTAATAGAACGTCAAAGCGACGGGACACTACATCACTATCCTGATTTAGTCACTGCACTACCACATTTAGAACAATCTGTAGCTGAAGAATGGCGTACTCACTTTCATGTACCAATTTTTATTCGTGATTATCAGATTTTGGAATCTACCCAAGATGATATTGCGACTGTTTTACATTTACTCCAGACAAATAATGCTTGCCAACATCTAGAAATTGAGACTTACACCTGGGATGTCTTACCACCAGAAATGAAGATAGATTTACTAACTTCAATTCAGCGAGAATATGAGTGGGTATTAACAACGCTAGCAGCCAATTAA
- the eboC gene encoding UbiA-like protein EboC (EboC, a homolog the polyprenyltransferase UbiA, belongs to system of proteins involved in the trafficking of precursor metabolites to an extracytoplasmic compartment so that the biosynthesis of certain natural products, such as scytonemin, can be completed.), producing MRPANIVTAWADILVGFAASGGIIFDELINGQGSFATLIPLGWLLLATTGLYGGGIVFNDVFDAELDAKERPNRPIPSDRVSRQNATLLGSLLFAIGIFAAFQVSWLSATIAIVITFAALFYDAIAKHHAFFGPLNMGLCRGCNLLLGVSAVPAIVSERWYLALIPVLYIAAITAISQGEVHGGKKITGVLALLLIGMVLTAVLALGFIADYAVITALPFAVLLAIRVLPNFVKAAREPIPEKIRTAVKVGVLSLIILDATIAAGFAGLYYGLLVLILLPVSMKLAQLFAVT from the coding sequence ATGCGTCCTGCTAATATTGTTACCGCTTGGGCAGATATTCTTGTTGGTTTTGCTGCTTCTGGTGGAATTATTTTTGATGAATTAATCAATGGACAAGGAAGTTTTGCCACTTTAATTCCTTTAGGCTGGTTATTATTGGCGACAACTGGTTTATACGGTGGTGGTATCGTTTTTAACGATGTTTTCGACGCAGAATTGGATGCAAAAGAGCGACCAAATAGACCAATTCCCAGCGATCGCGTGTCTCGTCAGAATGCTACTTTATTGGGTAGTTTGCTGTTTGCCATCGGCATTTTTGCAGCTTTTCAAGTATCTTGGTTGAGCGCCACCATAGCTATAGTTATTACTTTTGCAGCTTTATTTTATGACGCGATCGCCAAGCATCATGCTTTTTTTGGGCCGCTGAATATGGGTTTGTGTCGTGGTTGTAACTTATTATTGGGTGTCAGTGCAGTACCTGCGATCGTTTCAGAACGTTGGTATTTAGCCCTGATTCCTGTTCTTTATATTGCTGCAATCACCGCAATTAGTCAAGGAGAAGTTCATGGAGGCAAAAAGATTACAGGAGTACTAGCACTACTCTTAATTGGGATGGTGTTGACAGCAGTTTTAGCCTTGGGATTTATAGCAGACTATGCAGTAATTACAGCCTTACCATTTGCGGTTTTATTAGCTATCCGAGTCTTACCTAATTTTGTGAAAGCTGCGCGTGAACCGATACCCGAAAAAATCCGAACTGCGGTGAAAGTAGGCGTGTTATCTCTAATTATTTTAGATGCAACAATTGCAGCAGGTTTCGCTGGTTTATATTACGGTTTATTAGTGCTAATTTTACTCCCAGTTTCCATGAAATTAGCACAATTATTCGCAGTTACTTAA